The stretch of DNA ACAAAGGCTCTGTTTGGCCAGGACTCTGGCCCTGAAACCCGAAATAATCCTTTTAGACGAACCTTGTTCAGGCTTGGACCCGATATCCACAGCCAAGATTGAAGAAGCCTTAAATATGTTGAAACAGGAATATACAATAATCCTGGTCTCGAACAACACCAAGCAGATTGCCAGGTCTACCGATTACACAATCTTTTTTTATATGGGAGAGCTGATCGAATATTCCAGTACGGAAAAAATGTTTACCAATCCTTCTCTGAAAAAGACTGAAGATTATATCTTGGGAAGATTCGGCTGATGGAAAACATTGCTCTGAAAACAAAAGATCTGGATCTCTATTATGGCAAATTTCATGCTTTGAAAAAGATAAATTTTTCTGTCTATGAGAAAAGCATTACTGCCTTAATAGGTCCTTCCGGCTGCGGCAAATCCACGCTTCTGCGCTGCTTTAATCGGCTTAATGAATTGATTGACGAGGTGAAGATAACCGGCCTTTTGGAAATTAACGGCAAAAGTATCAAAGATATTGATTTAGTTGAATTAAGACGCAAAGTCGGTATGGTTTTTCAGCGTCCTAATCCCTTCCCCTTATCAGTCTACGATAATATGGTCTATGGGTTGAAAGTACACGGTGAAAATAAGAAAAAATATAAAGATGCGGTAGAAAAATGCCTCATGGCTGTCGGTCTCCTGGATGAGCTGAAAGATAAACTCAACACCCCGGCTCTTAACCTTTCGGAAGAAACAAAACAACGCCTGTGCATCGCTCGTCTTCTCACCATTGAGCCGGAAATAATACTTCTGGATGAGCCATGTTCTGCTCTTGATCCCATTGCCACTCTGAGGGTTGAAGAGCTGATGATAGAGCTTAAGAAAGATTACACCATCATTATCGTTACTCATAACATGCAACAGGCTGCCAGGGTTTCGGATTATACCGGTTTTATGCTCTTGGGCGAATTGATAGAGTTCGATGAAACGTCAAAGATTTTCACCTCACCAAAAGATGAACGGACAGAAGGATACATTACCGGGAGATTCGGATAAAACCCTTTTGGCTATTCTGTCTTGCAGAAGAAGTGTGAAAATAGGCATCGTAAACAATCAGGTAATGCTCCCCTGAATAGTTTTACGATATTTTCCTCTTGCTTTTTTTTAACCCGTCTGTTTATAATAAAAACAGCCTGGTTGAGTTGTAATGAAACAGGCTCTTTTATGTTATGGAATCAGATAAGTTGTCCCCCCCAGCCGCCAGAAATTTATTCTGGTGGTTTTTTTATTTTTCCGGGGGTATGGTTAATTGTGTGGGGTGTAAAGGGAGATTAAAACATGCTGAGATACCTTGTGCCGACTTCGCTTATCTTCGTTCTGTACTATGTTACACTCATTATGCATTATGTACTTCACCTTATGTAGTAGCCGCTGTTAAGGATTATCGCCCCTTTGAAAGTCAGTTGCACGGCAGAAGCAGTCGCTAAGTCCCGGCCGTGTGGCAGAACATGCCGAGCTGATGCAGAAGCCCGAGAGCGGATGCATCAGCTATGTGCATCTCCATGCAGTTGGTGGGTGTCGATAATAGGGAAAGCCGCCCCTTGGTTCAGGGGGAGGGAAGGGGGGAGTGTATGGTCAAATCTATCCTTCCTCCGCCAATTCCCGCTCAACGGCTTCAATCTGCTCTTCCAGTTCGGTCCAGCGGTGGGTAAGTTCCTCGTTTCTGGCCTCAAGCTCCTTATATTCATACAATTTTCTGGAGAATTCAGGCTGCTGGTAGTAATTTGGATCGGCAAACAGTCTGTCGAGCTGGTCCATTTTTTCCAGCACAAGGTTTAATTCCTCCTGCACTTTTCCCGACTCTTTCCTGAGCGGGTCCAGGCGGCGGAATTTCTGGTTTCTTTTCTCGGCTTCAAGCCGCTTTTGCTCCCGGCTCCTGACTTTTCCATCCCTGCTGCTGCCGGGCTCTGCCGAAGGAGAGAGCAGCGGGGAGGCGGCGAGTTTTTCCTTCCTCTGCTCCATCTGTTCGAGATAGTCATCATAATTGCCGAGAAAAACCTCCAGACGTCCATCCTGAATATGGATGATTTTATTAACCAGGTGATTGATGAACAGCCGGTCGTGAGAGATCATGCACAGGGTGCCGGGATACTGGCTGAGGGCTTCCTGCAGGCAATCCAGGGAGGGAATATCGAGATGGTTGGTCGGCTCATCCAGCAGGAGGAAATTGGGCTTTTGGGCGATCATTTTTGCCAGCACCAGACGGCTTTTCTCTCCTCCGCTCAGGACAGCAATTTTTTTAAATACATCATCTCCCCGGAAGAGAAAGGCCCCCAGAAAGGAGCGGGCAGAGACGGGCGAGCCCGGCCCGAAACAGGGATCGATTTCTTCGAGGACCGTATGCTCCGGATCGAGAATCTCAAGCTGGTGCTGGGCAAAATAGGCCCTGGCGACATTATAGCCTACCACTGCCTCACCGCCTTCTATGTCCAGCACCCCGGCCATGATTTTCAGCAGGGTTGACTTTCCCGATCCATTGGGGCCAACCAGGGCAACCCTGTCCCCCCGGTGCAAAACCAGGTTCAGCCCGTGATAGACTGTCCGGTCACCGTACCGCTTGTGCACATTTTTTAACCGCATAACCTCCTTTCCCGACACAGGAGGCGGGGGAATAGTGATTGAAAACTGACTGGCCTTCTGGTCAAGCTCGATCCTGTCCATCTTCTCCAGAGACTTGATCCGGCTTTGCACCTGACGGGCTTTGGTGGCTTTGTAGCGGAACCGCTCGATGAACCGCTCGGTGGCTTCGATCTTTTTTTGCTGATTCCTGTAAGAAGCCTCAAGGATTTCCTGCCGGAGCTGCTTTTGATCCAGAAAATCATCATAGTTTCCCGTATACTGCTGAAGGGTTTTCTGGTCGATCTCCACGATGCGGGTAACGATATTATTGAGAAATCTCCGGTCGTGGGAAATGAGGATCATGGCCCCCTGGTATCCTTTGAGGAAATCCTCCAGCCAGATGATGGACTCCAGGTCGAGGTGGTTGGTCGGCTCATCCAGCAGCAGGAGGTCGGGCTCCTGAAGGAGCAGTTTGGCCAGAGAAATGCGCATCCGCCACCCTCCGCTGAATTCGCGGATCGGACGGTTCAGGTCCTGGTCCCGAAATCCCAGGCCGAAGAGGATGCGCTTGGCCTGGTGCTCCAGGTCCCACCCGCCGCGGGCTTCAAATTCAGCCTGATACTCGCCGATTTTCTGGACATAGTCCTGTATTTTTTCCGGGTCATCCTCGTGGGCCATTTCTTCCTGCCACAGGTCAATCCGCTCCCTGATGCGGTTCAGATGGGGACAGATATCGGTGGCTTCCTCCAGCAGAGGGCGGGATGTGTCTTCCACCACCTCCTGCTTCAGGCAGCCGATAACCATGTTCTTATTTCTCTCGATCTGACCGGAATCTGGCATTTGCTCGTCCAGAATCAGCGAGAAGATAGTCGTCTTTCCTGATCCGTTCGGTCCGATCAGACCAATCCGGTCGTTCAGACTGACCTGAAGATCTACATCCTGAAATAATACCTGCGGCCCGAACTGTTTTGATACTTTCCGTAATGCAAGCATGGTCAACTTTCAGATAGGGTTAATGAAGTTATTGTGCTTTTCTCTGTGCTCCTCTGTGCCTCTTGTGTCTCTGTGGTGTCCTTTTGCTTTTCTCCGTTTTTTCTCCCGGCTCTCTTTTATCTTCTTCATTGTATTGGAATACCGGATTCCCGTCAACTGGAAATCTTCATCCCGCTCATTCCTGATTCTGGTCAAACCCCTTGAATCCTGGTCGGAAAGAAGGTAATATATGAAATACCATGGAGATCAAGATTGCCAAAACTGCCGGTTTCTGTACGGGTGTCCAGCGGGCGATGAATATCCTTCTGGATACAGCCCGTCTGGGAGACCCGCCGATTTATACCTTTGGACCGCTCATCCATAACCCGCAGGTCATAGCCCTGCTTGAGAGCCGGGGAATTACCGCTTTGTCGGATCCTGACTCCGCTCCTTCCGGCACTCTGGTTATCCGGGCGCACGGCATTGCGCCAAAGACCAGGCAGTTTTTGAAAAAAAAGGGATTCAAGCTCTGCGACGCTACCTGCCCTCATGTGGCTCAGGTGCAATCCATCGTCAAATCCCACAGCCGCAGGGGGTACCATGTCATCATCATCGGTGATAAGGGGCATGCCGAGGTGACCGGCATTCTGGGTTTTGCGCAAAACCGGGGGACCGTGGTCAGCAGCCTGCCGGAAATTGATCTTTTGCCGAATATGGACCAGGTCTGCGTGGTAGCACAAACCACCCAGAATGTCGAGGATTTCCAGCGGATCGCGGATAAAATCCGCAGCCGCTTTCCCCAGGCCGAAATCTTCAATACCATCTGCTCCTCGACCCAAAAGCGGCAGGATGAAGCCATGCAGATAGCCCAGCAGGTCGAAGCCATGGTCATCGTGGGCGGGAAAAACAGCGCCAATACCATCCGCCTGGCCAATATGGTCCGCGCTCTCGGCAAACCCACCTTTCATATCGAGGTCCCGAAGGAACTGCCGGTTAAAGAGCTTGAAAAGTTCGACCGTATCGGCGTGACAGCCGGAGCATCCACTCCCAACTGGATCATCGACGGGGTAGTGGAAAAGCTGAATTCCATCAGGCAGCGCAAGGCCAATTTTCTCATGCGCCTCCTGCTTCGAATGTTCCAGTTTCTGGATAGCAGCGACCTTTTTGTAGCCATCGGTGCTTTCAGCATCAGTTATGCAGCCAGCCTCCTGCAGGGAATCGATCCGGATTTTCCCCTGCTGATCATTCCCGCCCTGTACGTGTTTGCCATGTATCTTGTCAACCACCTGATAGACCGGCACGACCCCGAAGGTCGTGATCCGAACATACTGCACGGGATATCCCGCTACACTGCTCTGCGCCTCGCGCTGGCCCTTGTTTCGGCTGCTCTGGCCCTCTCGCTCTCCCTGCATCTGGGTTTTTATCCATTTCTGTTTCTTCTCCTGGCCAGTATAGCCGGTATTATTTACAGTATTCCGCTGATTCCCCACAGGTGGAAGGTTTATGTCCAGTTCAGACGGCTGAAAGACATTCCGGCCTCCAAGGATATCTTCCTGGCTGCATCCTGGGCGAGTGTCGCCGTTGGGATTCCACTCCTCTATGGGGTGGATTCAGCAGGAATTGATACTGCGGTCTGCTTTATTTTTATCGCCACCCTGGTTTTTATCCGCTCCGTGCTGCAGGATATTCGCAATATCCAGGCAGATCGGATTGTGGGCAGGGAAACCCTGCCGATAATTCTCGGCCAGAAGCGGATTGAGCGGCTTTTGTTTGCCATTTCCCTGCCGTCGCTTGCTCTTCTGACCGCAGCCGCATATTTCGGCTGGACTACTTCGCTGGGATTTGCTCTTTCCCTGTGCATACTTTTTACCTGGATCTTTATGTTTCTTTCTCACCGCAACGCGCTCCCGAAAGGGATCGCATCCAAGTTGACTATTGACAGCAATTTCATTGTGAGCGGCCTTGTAGCCATGTTCTGGAAAATTTTTCATTACCATTAAAGGAGTTACTCGTATGGAGCCACTTTCTGACATCATCAACGGATTGCCCAATTTCTGCGGATATGAATCATCGGTCGAAGAGACCATGTCCCGCAGCCTGCCGGTCTTTCTCGATCGCACGCCGGTAATTCTCAGCCAGGTCGAGTCATCGTTCGGTATTGCCCTTCATATGCACCAGCCGCTGATCCCGGCAGGGGGACCAAACCTTAAAAATGCAGCCATTATTGGCAATCTTCAGTATATGATGGAAAATCAGCACATTCACGATAATCACAATGCCCCGGTTTTTGCCCGATGTTATGCCCGCATGGCCGATTTCATCAAGGAACTGGTCGATGAGGGCAAAAGTCCCCGGGTGATGCTGGACTACTCCGGCAACCTTTTCTATGGGCTCCGTCAGATGGGCCGGGGTGATATTCTGGAGAAGTTTAAAAACGTCATGTCCCGGGAGCCTTACAGCCGCTGCATCGAATGGCTGGGAACCATGTGGTCCCATGCCGTGGCTTCCTCTACACCGCCTCCGGATCTCAAACTGCACATCCAGGCATGGCAGCAGCACTTTGCCTCCATCTTCGGCTGGGATGCCCTGGCCAGGGTCAGGGGATTTTCACCCCCGGAGATGCATCTTCCGATCCATCCCGATGTCTGCCATGAATACGTCAAGACTCTGAAAGCCTGCGGGTTTCGCTGGCTCATGGTTCAGGAGCACACCGTCGAGAACCTGGACGGCGGCCGTATCAGAAATCCTCATGTTCCTCACCTTCTGACAGCCAGAAATTCCCGGGGCGAGGAGGTATCCATGACCGCCCTGGTAAAGACCAAGGGGTCTGATACCAAGCTGGTGGCACAGATGCAGCCGTATGCTGAAGCCAGGGGGCTTCGTCGGCAGGAGTTTGGAGGAAAAAGCATCCCGCCTTTTGTCCTTCAGATCGGAGATGGGGAAAACGGCGGGGTGATGATGAACGAATTCCCGGAAGCTTTCAAGAGTGCCTTCCGACAGATCGGCACATCAGGCACTGTCAGCCTGTGCGCCAGCGAGTATCTTGAGCTTCTTGAGGCCGAAGGAATCGATGTTGAAAAATCCGCCCTTCCCGTGCAGCCGGTGGGACAGAAGAGAATCTGGGACCGTGTTTCACATCCCAGTCCTGATGCGGTCAGACAGGCCATTTCCGATCTCGAGAAACAGGACCGCAGCTTTCACCTGGATATGGGCTCCTGGACCAATGACCGCAGTTGGGTCAAGGGCTATGAAGGGGTTTTGAGTGCCATGGAGCACTTAAGTGCCCTGTTCCATCAGAAGATCGATCAGAATGCGGCTGTTGACAGGAAAAGCCCGGCCTATCAGCAGGCCCTTTTCTACCTTCTGGTCAGCCAGACCAGTTGCTACCGCTACTGGGGACAGGGAGCATGGACTGACTACGGGCTTGAAATATGCCGAAGAGGCAGGGAATTTCTGGAACGCGAGTTTTAAAACCAAAACGCTCATATTGGTAAGACAACACAGTAATATTTCTCCCGCAGAGACGCAGAGGCGCAGAGGTAAAAAAGACAAATTATTTTCTCTGCGCCTCTGCGTCTCTGCGGGAAATCATCTCTATAGGATTTTCACTCCGCTCAAGGCATCAGATACTAAGCAGTGTGATGGCTACCATATATGAGCAAACCAAAAAGCGAAATGCAAAGGAAACCACAGAGACACAGAGACACAGAGAGAAGCATGGTCTTACTGCTGCCTCTGTGTCTTTGTGGGTGGCTGCTCATGTCCGCCATCTATCCAGGCCGGGCAGTTGCCAGCGGGGCTGACTGCACCAAAGCAGGGGAGTGGTACCAGAAGGGACTCGCCCTCAGCGACAACTCTGCGCAAGAGATCGCCTGCTATCAAAAAGCAGTGGAGCTTTGTCCGGAGCACGCACCATCTCACGAGCGGTTGGGCAACATTTATAAGGCCCGCAGGCAGTGGGACATGGCGGTCCGGGAGCTGCAACTGGCCTGCGAAGGGAGCGACTCCTCCGATCCTCACACCAGCCTGGGCGAGATTTACCGGATGCAGGGTGAATACGAGCTGGCCATCCGCGAGTTTCATACCGCGCTCGATATCAGGGAGGAAGACAAGCGCGCCCAGGCTAACCTGGAATATATCCAGCGGATGATGGGACGCGATGATGCCGGTGGTGAAGAGCGATCGATGGTCCCTGTCCCGATTTTCAGCCGGGAGCCGGGGCTTACTCTGTCACAGGGAATAACTTCGGTCAGTTTGACCCTGGGATCCATGACGATCAGACGGGAATGGATATCTCCGCAAGAGCGGCCAGTCGATGTCTGGAGGCTGGCTCTGGGTATTCGATACGGCCTGACCGATGATCTTACCCTGGGGATTATCCCGAAGATGTTCTGGAAAAAGGCTTACATTCGTACCTGGGAGGGGGAGTCTCAGCCCTCGGTCCATGGCCTTGGAGACACGGTCGTTTTGCTCAAATACTGCCTCTGGTCCCGCAGGCATACCAGTTTTGCCGCATCCCTGGCCACCAGTGTGCCTACCGGAGATGAGCATAAGACCGCCTGGTACGGATGGACCAGCTATACCATCCCCCTGGGCTCCGGCAGATATGAATTCATGCCGGGACTTGCTTTCAGCACCAGCTTTCGCGACCTGGGGTATCTCCATACCAATGTTTCCTATTTTTTTCCCCGCCAGAGAGAGAACGGACTTGATCCCGGAGACGAGCTCAGCTATAATCTGGCTCTGTGCCGGCCGATTCCTCTGATCGGCGAGCCCTATTTTTTCTCCCTGCCTGTCACCAGCCTGGTGGGGCAGATAGAGCTGAACGGTGTCTATCGAGGGGAGGGCAGAGGGCCAAAAATAGTAGATGGACAAGAATCTCGCGTCACCTTTTCAGGAGGAAACATGCTTTCCTGGTCTCCCGGAATCCAGTTCCTGTTCCAGGGCAATATGATGTTCGAGGCAGGGGTTCAGATACCGCTCTTTGTTCCTGATAACCCCTGGTGTACTGAACCTGTTTATCAAATCGGATGGACGAGGTCCTTTTTTTGATGAGATACCCGCACATGCAATGGATGATCTCTCGGAGAACGGTGATGCTCAGTTTCGCCAGCGCCGCTATTCTCTTTCTTATCCTTTCCTTTGGATTCAGACTCCCGGCCCGCTTCGCTCCAGCCAAAGCCCTGGCTCAGGCCCCGGCCCCCCGGCCAGCCGGACAAAAAGAGCGGCAGAAGCAGCCCCCACAGGAAGAGCCAGCCGGAATTGTCATTCAGGACAATGATTTTTACGATAATAATGTCTCGGCCTTGCATATCCGGGGCAGCAGAGTTCTGGTTGAAAAGTGCAGTATCCATCGAAACGGCAATGCAGGCCTGGTCGTGGATAACGACGCTCAGGTTCTGGTTCAGGATAATCAAATCTATGGCCAGGAAGGTGCAGGCATCACGGTCATGGGTAAAGGCTCGGCCAGGGCAAGCATCACCGGAAACCAGATATACCAGAATACCATGGCTGGCGTGCAATTGGGGGCCCAAGACCGGCTGGAGGTGGCGGTGCGGGAAAGTTTCAGAAAAAATCCCTCTGCCGGATTTGCCGGCAAGAAGGATAATACCACTGGTAAGAAGGTCATAGTTGCCAGGGTCCACAATAACCGAATTTACCGCAATGGAGAGAGTGGCATAAAATGCCAGTCAGAATATCCGAACCATGCTGTCCATCTGACCGCCACTCAGAACAAGATCTTTCGGAACCAGAAAGGGGGCATTTTTCTGGCCAGTGCAGCCACTGTGGTTTTGCAGCATAATTCCATCTGTGATAACCACAAAGCCGGGGTTTCAGCCAATGAATTGAAAGAGATTTCCCCCCAGGTGGATATCTATCAGAACGTCATCCGGGGAAATGAGGAGGCCGGGCTTGAGATCACCGCTGCCAAATGCGGGCCGGTCGGAGTGTGCAATAACCTCATCTTCAATAACGGCGGATCGGGGATTCGCTTCAAGACCATGCCCATGCGGATCATCAACAATACCATCGCTTCCAACGGCAACCTTGCCGAAGGGTCGGGCATCGACCAGCAGGGGAGAGGCACTCCCCTGATTGCCAGCAATATCCTGGCCTATAATTTTAAAACCGGCCTCAATGTAGCCAGGACGAAAGGCTGCTCCTATAACCTGCTCTTTGCCAATGGCGGATCAGGCACCTGCTGTGACGACTGCACATCCTCTTCCAAAGCGATCGAAAGCAAAGAGCTGGGCGGACACAGCCGAAGCAGGGGGGACCTGATCTGCGATCCGATGTTCAGTAATCCTGACCTGTTCGATTACCGGCTCAAGCAATACTCTCCAGCCATCGATGCCGGATTTCCCTCCCGCGAGTTTCATGACCGGCATTTTCCTCCCTCCCAGGGAGGAAGCTCCAATGACCTTGGATTTACCGGAGGCCCGCTGGCTGTCTCGTGGGATCCGAATGATCTGGCTCCATAAAGATAGGTCATTCAGGCGAGAGGAGCTCGACCGCTTTATCCAGGGCCGCGTGGTTTCCCATCATCACCAGGGTGTCTCCCGACTCGATGGCAGTGTCTGCACCAGGGCTTGGGATCGGCTCACTGCCTCTGATAATGGCAATGACCGTAACCCCGGTTTTCAGCCGCAGGTCCAGGGCTCCCAGGGTCCTGCCGACTGCCGGGGACTCGGCAAGCACCAGGAAGGTTTCGGTCAGCGTTTCGGCAATAAGGTGCTGGATATTTTTAAATCTCATATCCGGGAGCTTTAATCCGCGCAGCATGCTGTAGCCTTCTCCCCGGACAAGCTGAACCTGAAGCTCGATCATGTTCCGAGGGATATGGTACTGCCGCAGAACACGGGCAAAAATCTCTACCGAAGTTTCAAATTCTTCCGGGATCACCTGACTGGCCCCTAAATGGTACAGCTCCTCGATCTCGGCAATATGCCGGGTCCGGACCAGAAGAAAAACCTCCGGGTTCATGCTCCGGATCAGCCATATGACCCTGCGGTTCACCGAAGGGTCTGAAATGGCAAGTACGGCCATGCGGGCGCGGGGGATACCAAGTTGTTTCAATATTTCGGTGCTGCTTGCGTCGCCATAGAAAACCGGGTGTCCCTTTTCCCTTCCCTGCCGGATATTCATAATATCCAAATCAACAATAACATAGGGAATTGCCGTGGCCTCCAAAACCCTGGCCAGATTGCGGCCATTTTCTCCATAGCCGACAATTACCACATGGTCGTGCCAGGAACGTTTTCCGTCATTCAGAGATCCGGCTTGAGATTTCACCCCCAGCACGGCATCCAGCCAGCAGAGGAATGGTTGCAGGCGAAAGCCTGCTTTTGGCGCAAGGAGTATCAGAAAGGGGGTTGCCATCATGCTGATAATGGCGGAAGCTAAAAACTGCTGGTACGTGACCGATGAAATCAGATGAAAGCGAAGCCCTGTCTGGGCCAGCAGCAGGGAGAATTCGCCAATCTGGGCCAGTCCGAAAGCGGCGCTGAGGGAAGTGCGGGCGGAAAGTCGGAGCATGAGCGCCACGATAAAGACAACCGCCATCTTACTCCCGAAAATGAGGACCACCAGCCCCAGAACACGCACAGGATCGTTCGAAATGGTCCGAAGGTTTGCCAGCATGCCGATCGAAATGAAGAAAAGCCCGGCAAAGCTGTCCCGTAAGGGGAGCATATTGGCCAAAGCCTGGTGGCTGTATTCCGATTCGGACAAAAGCAGCCCGGCAATAAAGGCCCCCAGGGCCAGGGAAAGGCCAAACTGTGAAGTCAGCCAGGCAGTGCTCAGACAGAGCAGAATAATGAACAGGGTAAAGATTTCCTGACTTTTCATCCTCACGATATGATCGATGAGTTTTGGCAAAAGAAACCTGGCTGAGATAAAAACCGCACCAACGGCTGCCAGACCGATGAGCAAGGGTGAGAGGATATTCGCCCATGATTGCATTCCCTGTGCAGCGAGCACCGGAGTCAGCAACATCATGGGGACAATGCAAAGATCCTGAAACAGGAGCACACCGACAGCAAAATTTCCGTGAAGAGTTGACAACTCTCCCCGTGCTCCATACACTTTCAGGACAATAGCTGTGCTGCTCAGGGAGAAGAGAAAGCCGAAGAAAATCGCCTCCTGCACGGTATGGCCGGAAAGAGAGGCTACCCCCGTCACCAGGGCGGCAGTCAGGAGGACCTGCAGGATCCCTCCCCCAACTATATAGCGCCGGATTTCCTTCATCCGATTGAAAGAAAATTCCAGCCCGATGGTAAAAAGGAGCAGAACCACGCCGATTTCAGCCAGGATCTCAATCTGGTGAACCTCGTGGATTACTCCCAGGACCGATGGCCCGATAATGATTCCAGCCAGCAAAAAGCCCACCACCGGGGGCATGTGGATCCGGTTGACCAGATTGACCGTTACAACGGCCACGGCCAGGAGAATGACCAGGTCCAGTAATATCGGTATCTGTGGTGTTAGAGTCGGGTTCATTGTATACTGCCTCCACTGAATGAATTACCATTATATACCAATTTCCAATAAGGTAAAAATTTTATGAGGCCAACTTCCCCCTGGGCCACCGCAATAAGCTATCGTGTGTCATTGACAAATACACCTTGATGGGATAATTTAGGTGTATGATGTATTGGTGTATTAAATGATATGAACGTCGGTAATACTGAGAGGCTTATAAAATGAAACGAACGAATGTAAATTTAGATGAAGAGCTTGTTAAAGAAGGATTGGAGCTGACTCATTTTAAGACTATAAAAGAACTGGTTAATCATGCTCTTAAGGAATTTATCGCCTGGAAGAAGAGAAGCCTGCTGTTAGAATGGGAGGGAAAAGTAGAATTTTTTGAGGATTATGACTATAAAGATCTTCGCCAAAGGCACTCTTCATGATTTTGATTGATACCAGTATCTGGATCAGCTATTTCAGCAAGGAACCTGATAAGCATAAAGATGCGGTCAGGTCTTTGATCACTGATAATCGACCGATTGTATTGACTGGGGTCATAGTTACAGAAATTCTTCAGGGAATCAGGGAGGAATCTGTTCTGGCTAAAATTAAAGAAATTCTCCTCTCATTTCCTCTCTTGAACTTCGAAATGGAGGATTACCTTCTGGCAGCCGATATCTACCGTCAGGGGAGAAGGAGAGGAATTACTATTCGCAGCACTATTGATTGCCTTATTGCTGCTATCTCAATAAATAAAAAATTGGTTTTGTACCATAATGATAAAGACTACCAACAAATTCATACGTTCACTCCTCTTATATTTTTCGACGGCTGACCTCCTCTCAGATGTTCCTCATCTTGTAGAGAAGCATCCGCTCTTAATTCATTTCTGTTCCTTGCGGCTTCGTTCGGCCTCCAAAATCTTCCGCCGAAGGTTACTGATAGGCTCATTTAATCCAATTGACACACCCATAGCCTGTATCTTTTGGGAGAAAGCCTGCTCACATTCCAACTTGCATTTCTTCTTATACTCGTTCATCAAATTATTGACCACCTCATGGAGTGTAAGGGCTACGGCCTTGAGATTCCTGCCGCCGCTCTCCCCAAGAGCAGCCTCCCAGTGATCATGGAAATATGCAACGCTCAAGCGGCCGCTGTATTC from bacterium encodes:
- the ispH gene encoding 4-hydroxy-3-methylbut-2-enyl diphosphate reductase; translated protein: MEIKIAKTAGFCTGVQRAMNILLDTARLGDPPIYTFGPLIHNPQVIALLESRGITALSDPDSAPSGTLVIRAHGIAPKTRQFLKKKGFKLCDATCPHVAQVQSIVKSHSRRGYHVIIIGDKGHAEVTGILGFAQNRGTVVSSLPEIDLLPNMDQVCVVAQTTQNVEDFQRIADKIRSRFPQAEIFNTICSSTQKRQDEAMQIAQQVEAMVIVGGKNSANTIRLANMVRALGKPTFHIEVPKELPVKELEKFDRIGVTAGASTPNWIIDGVVEKLNSIRQRKANFLMRLLLRMFQFLDSSDLFVAIGAFSISYAASLLQGIDPDFPLLIIPALYVFAMYLVNHLIDRHDPEGRDPNILHGISRYTALRLALALVSAALALSLSLHLGFYPFLFLLLASIAGIIYSIPLIPHRWKVYVQFRRLKDIPASKDIFLAASWASVAVGIPLLYGVDSAGIDTAVCFIFIATLVFIRSVLQDIRNIQADRIVGRETLPIILGQKRIERLLFAISLPSLALLTAAAYFGWTTSLGFALSLCILFTWIFMFLSHRNALPKGIASKLTIDSNFIVSGLVAMFWKIFHYH
- a CDS encoding glycosyl hydrolase family 57, with translation MEPLSDIINGLPNFCGYESSVEETMSRSLPVFLDRTPVILSQVESSFGIALHMHQPLIPAGGPNLKNAAIIGNLQYMMENQHIHDNHNAPVFARCYARMADFIKELVDEGKSPRVMLDYSGNLFYGLRQMGRGDILEKFKNVMSREPYSRCIEWLGTMWSHAVASSTPPPDLKLHIQAWQQHFASIFGWDALARVRGFSPPEMHLPIHPDVCHEYVKTLKACGFRWLMVQEHTVENLDGGRIRNPHVPHLLTARNSRGEEVSMTALVKTKGSDTKLVAQMQPYAEARGLRRQEFGGKSIPPFVLQIGDGENGGVMMNEFPEAFKSAFRQIGTSGTVSLCASEYLELLEAEGIDVEKSALPVQPVGQKRIWDRVSHPSPDAVRQAISDLEKQDRSFHLDMGSWTNDRSWVKGYEGVLSAMEHLSALFHQKIDQNAAVDRKSPAYQQALFYLLVSQTSCYRYWGQGAWTDYGLEICRRGREFLEREF
- the pstB gene encoding phosphate ABC transporter ATP-binding protein PstB; its protein translation is MENIALKTKDLDLYYGKFHALKKINFSVYEKSITALIGPSGCGKSTLLRCFNRLNELIDEVKITGLLEINGKSIKDIDLVELRRKVGMVFQRPNPFPLSVYDNMVYGLKVHGENKKKYKDAVEKCLMAVGLLDELKDKLNTPALNLSEETKQRLCIARLLTIEPEIILLDEPCSALDPIATLRVEELMIELKKDYTIIIVTHNMQQAARVSDYTGFMLLGELIEFDETSKIFTSPKDERTEGYITGRFG
- a CDS encoding ATP-binding cassette domain-containing protein, with product MLALRKVSKQFGPQVLFQDVDLQVSLNDRIGLIGPNGSGKTTIFSLILDEQMPDSGQIERNKNMVIGCLKQEVVEDTSRPLLEEATDICPHLNRIRERIDLWQEEMAHEDDPEKIQDYVQKIGEYQAEFEARGGWDLEHQAKRILFGLGFRDQDLNRPIREFSGGWRMRISLAKLLLQEPDLLLLDEPTNHLDLESIIWLEDFLKGYQGAMILISHDRRFLNNIVTRIVEIDQKTLQQYTGNYDDFLDQKQLRQEILEASYRNQQKKIEATERFIERFRYKATKARQVQSRIKSLEKMDRIELDQKASQFSITIPPPPVSGKEVMRLKNVHKRYGDRTVYHGLNLVLHRGDRVALVGPNGSGKSTLLKIMAGVLDIEGGEAVVGYNVARAYFAQHQLEILDPEHTVLEEIDPCFGPGSPVSARSFLGAFLFRGDDVFKKIAVLSGGEKSRLVLAKMIAQKPNFLLLDEPTNHLDIPSLDCLQEALSQYPGTLCMISHDRLFINHLVNKIIHIQDGRLEVFLGNYDDYLEQMEQRKEKLAASPLLSPSAEPGSSRDGKVRSREQKRLEAEKRNQKFRRLDPLRKESGKVQEELNLVLEKMDQLDRLFADPNYYQQPEFSRKLYEYKELEARNEELTHRWTELEEQIEAVERELAEEG
- a CDS encoding transporter, with amino-acid sequence MSAIYPGRAVASGADCTKAGEWYQKGLALSDNSAQEIACYQKAVELCPEHAPSHERLGNIYKARRQWDMAVRELQLACEGSDSSDPHTSLGEIYRMQGEYELAIREFHTALDIREEDKRAQANLEYIQRMMGRDDAGGEERSMVPVPIFSREPGLTLSQGITSVSLTLGSMTIRREWISPQERPVDVWRLALGIRYGLTDDLTLGIIPKMFWKKAYIRTWEGESQPSVHGLGDTVVLLKYCLWSRRHTSFAASLATSVPTGDEHKTAWYGWTSYTIPLGSGRYEFMPGLAFSTSFRDLGYLHTNVSYFFPRQRENGLDPGDELSYNLALCRPIPLIGEPYFFSLPVTSLVGQIELNGVYRGEGRGPKIVDGQESRVTFSGGNMLSWSPGIQFLFQGNMMFEAGVQIPLFVPDNPWCTEPVYQIGWTRSFF